Proteins encoded in a region of the Planococcus shixiaomingii genome:
- a CDS encoding YigZ family protein, giving the protein MRENYKTVGEFADAEIVIQKSRFIGHAARAETEKEALDFIASIKSIHRSATHNCSAYLIGEHDSVQKANDDGEPSGTAGIPILEVLKKQGLKDVVVVITRYYGGIKLGGGGLIRAYGKATTTALDAAGIVERKLHHLMKISVDYTWLGKVENEVRQSEYLLKEIQYTEGVDLYVHVPAENEGNFIEWMKEITNGQGEISCFEKEFLEFKIS; this is encoded by the coding sequence ATGCGAGAGAATTACAAGACCGTGGGTGAATTTGCTGATGCGGAAATCGTTATCCAGAAGTCCCGATTTATTGGACATGCTGCCCGAGCGGAAACTGAAAAAGAAGCACTTGATTTTATCGCTTCCATTAAAAGCATCCACCGCTCCGCCACACATAACTGCTCAGCTTACTTAATCGGCGAACACGACTCGGTCCAAAAAGCGAATGATGACGGAGAACCGAGCGGAACTGCTGGAATTCCGATATTAGAAGTATTAAAAAAACAAGGTTTAAAAGATGTGGTAGTGGTCATAACCCGCTATTATGGCGGCATTAAACTCGGTGGTGGCGGATTGATCCGTGCTTACGGCAAAGCTACAACAACAGCCCTAGACGCTGCTGGCATAGTTGAGCGGAAGCTTCATCATCTAATGAAAATTTCCGTAGATTACACATGGCTGGGAAAAGTGGAAAACGAAGTCCGCCAGTCCGAGTACCTACTCAAGGAAATCCAGTATACAGAAGGCGTTGACCTTTACGTGCATGTACCAGCAGAAAATGAAGGAAATTTCATTGAGTGGATGAAGGAAATCACCAACGGCCAAGGGGAAATCAGCTGTTTTGAAAAAGAATTTCTTGAATTTAAAATATCATGA
- a CDS encoding sensor histidine kinase: MANKIDGKALDSIFNHLIATMQQSKQEIFAISEKSRQSYEEMKDQLEEVRTNISRVINNGDLLEEKTRAARRRLAEVSHSFSSFTEDQIRQAYEQANDLQIQLAANRSEEKQHRKKRDGLQRGLQTLLQTIERAERLVNQVNVATNYLTSDLEDVGDAIDNTKLKQDYSLRIIEAQEEERKRLSREIHDGPAQMMANVLLRSDLIERTYREKGSDAAFQEISSLKEMVRDALTEVRRIIYDLRPMALDDLGLVPTLKKYLETIEDYNKGIRIEFQSNGREIRLPANYETSIFRLVQEATSNAIRHGKASNIEVKVEWLKDQVTIVVKDNGSGFDQSIVKNQSFGLIGMKERIDLIEGDFFINSSPGNGTVLMFQIPFKLGI; this comes from the coding sequence ATGGCCAATAAAATCGATGGAAAAGCTTTAGATTCCATTTTCAATCACTTAATTGCAACAATGCAACAGTCGAAACAAGAAATTTTTGCAATTAGTGAAAAAAGTCGACAAAGTTACGAGGAAATGAAAGATCAACTTGAAGAAGTGCGAACTAATATTTCCCGAGTCATAAACAATGGAGACCTGTTAGAAGAAAAAACTCGTGCGGCTCGCAGGCGTCTGGCAGAAGTATCCCATTCGTTCAGTTCATTCACGGAAGACCAAATCAGGCAAGCCTATGAGCAAGCAAACGATTTGCAAATCCAATTGGCAGCGAACCGTTCAGAAGAAAAACAGCACCGGAAGAAGAGAGATGGCTTGCAGCGCGGGCTTCAAACATTGCTGCAAACAATTGAACGGGCAGAACGCTTGGTCAACCAAGTCAACGTTGCAACAAACTACCTGACATCAGATTTGGAAGACGTCGGAGATGCCATCGATAATACAAAGCTAAAGCAAGATTATAGCCTGCGCATAATTGAAGCGCAAGAAGAAGAACGGAAACGCCTATCACGGGAAATTCATGATGGGCCAGCGCAAATGATGGCAAACGTTCTTCTCCGTTCCGATCTTATCGAACGGACGTACCGTGAAAAAGGATCGGATGCCGCTTTCCAAGAAATTTCTTCATTAAAAGAAATGGTGCGTGATGCCCTTACAGAAGTCAGAAGAATCATTTATGATCTGCGGCCGATGGCGTTGGACGATTTAGGGCTGGTTCCGACATTAAAAAAGTATCTTGAAACCATTGAAGATTACAATAAAGGCATACGCATTGAATTTCAATCTAACGGCAGAGAAATTCGATTGCCTGCAAATTACGAGACTTCCATTTTTCGTCTGGTGCAAGAAGCCACGTCGAACGCAATCCGGCATGGAAAAGCTTCAAATATTGAAGTTAAAGTGGAATGGCTAAAAGACCAAGTAACAATTGTTGTTAAAGACAACGGCTCTGGATTTGATCAAAGCATAGTGAAAAATCAGTCATTCGGGTTAATCGGGATGAAAGAAAGAATCGATTTAATAGAAGGTGATTTTTTCATCAATTCCTCACCAGGAAATGGGACAGTATTGATGTTTCAAATCCCTTTTAAACTGGGTATATAA
- a CDS encoding glycosyltransferase family 4 protein yields the protein MLYLTMVVAFIASIVLTPLVKRIAFRLGAVDRPNFRKVHAKVMPRLGGLAIFGSFLIGYFILRPSEPVFGSAEAGIIPLDLAILIGAFLIIITGVLDDIYEITAKAKLLGQFLAASIIAIGGGLEISFINLPFGGELDFGYFSIPLTLLWIIGITNAINLIDGLDGLATGVSSIALLTLSVMAFIMGDVFVMSLTALLAASSLGFLFYNFYPAKIFLGDTGALFLGFMISVFALMGFKNVTIVALIIPIIMLGVPISDTFFAIVRRLREKQPLAAADKSHLHHCLLNIGFSHSQTVLIIYGVAILFGLAALLFSQATLWGGILLISLMLIAIELFVEVVGLAGKNYRPLINLVKMIGK from the coding sequence ATGCTATACCTTACAATGGTTGTGGCATTCATCGCTTCAATTGTTCTGACTCCGCTTGTGAAGCGAATTGCTTTTCGCTTAGGAGCAGTCGACCGTCCAAATTTCCGAAAAGTACATGCAAAAGTCATGCCGCGATTAGGCGGTTTAGCTATATTCGGCTCGTTTTTAATCGGGTATTTTATTCTGCGTCCGAGCGAACCGGTTTTCGGCTCGGCAGAAGCTGGAATTATTCCACTTGATTTAGCGATATTAATCGGAGCCTTCCTAATTATCATTACAGGTGTATTGGATGATATTTATGAAATAACAGCGAAAGCAAAATTGCTAGGTCAATTTTTAGCGGCTAGTATCATTGCTATAGGTGGTGGGCTGGAGATTTCGTTCATTAACTTGCCTTTTGGCGGTGAACTGGATTTCGGTTACTTCAGTATTCCCTTAACCTTGTTGTGGATTATCGGAATTACAAATGCTATTAATTTGATTGACGGGCTCGATGGGTTAGCGACGGGAGTATCTTCAATAGCGCTGTTGACGCTTTCTGTAATGGCTTTTATTATGGGAGACGTTTTTGTCATGTCGCTTACGGCGTTGCTTGCTGCCAGTTCACTCGGTTTCTTGTTTTATAATTTTTATCCAGCAAAGATATTTTTGGGGGATACGGGAGCCTTATTTTTAGGATTTATGATTTCGGTATTTGCCTTGATGGGCTTCAAAAACGTTACGATTGTTGCCTTAATCATTCCAATCATCATGCTCGGTGTTCCGATTTCTGATACGTTCTTTGCGATTGTCCGCCGCTTGCGCGAAAAGCAGCCATTGGCAGCTGCCGACAAATCGCATTTGCACCATTGTTTGTTGAACATCGGTTTTTCGCATAGCCAGACCGTTTTAATCATCTATGGAGTAGCCATTTTATTTGGGCTTGCGGCGCTATTGTTCTCACAAGCAACTTTATGGGGCGGCATTTTGTTAATCAGCCTCATGTTAATAGCGATTGAGTTATTTGTAGAAGTTGTAGGGCTTGCTGGAAAAAACTATCGCCCTTTAATTAATTTAGTGAAAATGATCGGTAAATAA
- a CDS encoding LCP family protein, with protein sequence MNRKNYRKNKSSRKRTTVKVLLTLAVSLLICGSAFGIYLVKKAENAANLAFEQLDREKSKLREEQVEPLHDNISILFIGVDNSQKRGAASNNTRSDALVLATLNNAEKSVKLVSIPRDTYTFIPDAGHKDKITHAYGFNGPTSTIGAVEELLAVPVDYYVNMNFDAFIDVIDALGGITAEVPYDLKEQDENDKKDAIVLQKGVQNLNGSQALALARTRHYDNDIERGKRQQMILQAIMDKALSAGSITKYGGVIEAVGDNMKTNLSFQDMQAFFEYAKGGKPDVETLTVDGYDDMSTGTYYWQLKEDSLIEIQDILQSHLGLQPDTSSLSDSGDTTFAENKNPESLQ encoded by the coding sequence ATGAACCGTAAAAATTATCGAAAGAATAAGTCGAGCAGAAAACGTACGACTGTTAAGGTTCTTTTGACATTGGCTGTTTCACTGCTAATTTGTGGATCCGCTTTTGGAATATACCTGGTAAAAAAAGCGGAAAACGCCGCAAATCTTGCTTTTGAACAACTAGACCGAGAAAAGTCCAAGCTTCGCGAAGAACAAGTGGAACCTTTGCATGATAACATCTCCATATTATTCATCGGGGTGGATAACAGCCAAAAACGCGGTGCAGCATCGAATAACACCCGTTCTGACGCCTTAGTCCTTGCAACTTTAAATAATGCAGAGAAGTCAGTGAAGCTTGTCAGCATCCCTCGAGATACCTACACGTTCATTCCCGATGCTGGGCATAAAGATAAGATCACACATGCATATGGCTTTAATGGCCCCACTTCTACCATAGGAGCTGTGGAAGAATTACTGGCAGTGCCGGTCGATTATTACGTTAATATGAACTTTGATGCTTTCATCGATGTAATAGATGCCCTAGGAGGCATAACCGCAGAAGTTCCATATGACTTAAAAGAACAAGATGAAAACGACAAAAAAGACGCAATTGTTCTTCAAAAAGGCGTTCAAAATCTGAACGGCAGCCAAGCGCTTGCACTGGCAAGAACCCGTCATTATGACAATGACATCGAACGAGGAAAACGCCAGCAAATGATTTTGCAGGCAATTATGGATAAAGCCTTATCAGCCGGCTCGATTACGAAATATGGCGGTGTGATTGAAGCAGTTGGCGATAACATGAAGACCAACTTATCCTTCCAAGACATGCAGGCATTTTTCGAATATGCCAAAGGCGGAAAACCGGATGTGGAAACATTGACAGTTGATGGATATGACGACATGTCTACCGGCACTTATTACTGGCAGCTTAAAGAAGACTCACTCATAGAAATACAAGATATTCTACAAAGTCATTTAGGACTGCAACCGGATACTTCAAGTTTATCCGATAGCGGAGATACTACTTTTGCAGAAAACAAAAACCCAGAATCCTTACAGTAA
- a CDS encoding general stress protein: protein MEKDKHVIAVVFSEQEAVDKINNLKLQGYDENKIHVMAKDSSHFDHVENETNVDAEKAGSFKDSFKGIFSGGDSALTGVKSLGLSDSETERYSENISQGGVLIYVENENEGPLDVLEEGGFRDREGNRVEPSTNEFVNSVDNEFDEQEDRFVRGGTFQEDPTLVKDEEHLTFSSTEKPDVKITRSGNAKNY from the coding sequence ATGGAAAAAGATAAGCACGTAATAGCTGTTGTATTTTCAGAACAAGAAGCTGTAGATAAAATTAATAATCTTAAGTTACAGGGATATGATGAAAATAAAATTCACGTAATGGCGAAAGATAGTAGCCATTTCGATCATGTTGAAAATGAGACAAATGTTGATGCAGAAAAAGCTGGATCATTTAAAGATTCATTCAAAGGAATCTTTTCAGGAGGAGATAGTGCTCTTACTGGAGTCAAATCACTTGGGTTAAGCGATTCTGAAACTGAACGTTATTCAGAAAATATTTCTCAAGGTGGCGTCTTGATTTACGTTGAAAATGAGAACGAGGGACCGTTGGATGTTTTAGAAGAAGGCGGTTTCCGAGATCGAGAGGGAAACCGTGTTGAACCTTCTACGAATGAATTTGTAAATTCAGTGGATAATGAATTTGATGAACAAGAAGATCGGTTTGTGCGAGGCGGAACTTTTCAGGAAGATCCAACCCTTGTTAAAGATGAAGAACATTTAACTTTTTCTTCAACTGAAAAACCGGATGTAAAGATAACCCGATCAGGCAATGCAAAAAATTATTAA
- a CDS encoding general stress protein — MDRSNYEYQMLYSQEELINKIKELKSRGYHEGDLHVLVNDSSVINLVDDQSDVHTHEGSSMGSKFKSMFSGEDAVRTELGKLDLDEATKDAYQRDLENGAILLYTDSSPQGGGSGTSSTVAGDTKVIRSDEVGRNTAIAPFGRDVERDDLKHNDAKIEDKDVTSNASGDRYSNEIYTSEVSREDQHGNAGYGNEMKDSRIKGENIHPTGGAMPKDEGAVEEKTMDHEPGLQSTEGQDNLNREDGINRRQDEQSPGVDPNLGPAPFGRDSEEEHLLNNQRDDYDQGQNTRSGRRLEDKIDKKNDIPPTSKLF; from the coding sequence ATGGATCGATCAAACTATGAATATCAAATGCTTTACAGCCAAGAAGAACTTATTAACAAAATTAAAGAGTTAAAGTCACGTGGGTATCACGAAGGCGATTTACATGTGCTGGTGAACGATTCTTCTGTCATTAACCTGGTCGATGATCAAAGTGATGTCCATACACATGAAGGAAGTTCAATGGGCAGTAAATTCAAATCAATGTTCAGTGGAGAAGATGCAGTGCGGACAGAATTAGGGAAGCTTGATTTGGATGAAGCGACGAAAGATGCTTACCAGCGAGATTTGGAAAATGGTGCAATTCTGCTTTATACAGACAGTTCACCTCAAGGAGGAGGATCTGGCACATCTAGTACTGTCGCGGGAGATACTAAAGTAATTAGAAGCGATGAAGTAGGACGGAATACCGCTATTGCGCCATTTGGAAGAGATGTGGAACGCGATGACTTAAAACATAATGATGCGAAAATAGAGGATAAGGATGTAACTTCAAATGCATCTGGCGACCGCTATTCCAATGAAATTTATACAAGTGAAGTGTCGAGAGAAGATCAGCATGGAAATGCCGGATACGGAAACGAGATGAAAGATTCTCGTATAAAAGGGGAAAACATTCATCCCACTGGAGGGGCAATGCCTAAAGACGAAGGGGCAGTTGAAGAAAAGACAATGGATCATGAACCAGGTTTGCAATCAACAGAAGGCCAAGATAATTTAAACCGGGAAGACGGCATAAACCGCCGGCAGGACGAACAGTCTCCTGGGGTTGATCCAAACTTAGGGCCAGCTCCTTTCGGCCGGGATTCAGAAGAAGAACATTTATTGAATAATCAAAGAGACGATTATGATCAAGGCCAGAATACAAGAAGTGGACGACGTCTTGAAGATAAAATTGATAAGAAAAACGACATACCGCCTACATCAAAATTATTCTAA
- a CDS encoding helix-turn-helix transcriptional regulator, producing MEIGFRLKYHRIKKKMSVEELASGIIPSRELKKIEAGAKAPSLEDLQALCKKLEISLAPKDNPIGKVLVKNFKSSLLHPQNKGKIMEQYADIHDHPLLHVDEDIELEYSIQQIRYFIITGDLDSADEKIKEMDRFKEFMTQEQFYLFHKYNGNYHYILNDYEQALKTYLLAEKIAPPSLSASETGDLYYSIGISATQCWAFSLAYKYSEMALKIYQQEFIPKRIAECHLNIAINERRVGNFKTAKEHYKHALTIGQKLDNEVIKFSTLYNYGYFYFQFQNFELAIEHLEDAMQFIPKEYTSDVLLNYCILIKCYIELDNYDAAKEMLIKGQEIIKEKNLTLETPSNSLFKEVYVEFMCLFYYVNEEFNNFEDYLLGKLVPLLESHNKYFEIGFYYGHLGNTYIKLGEYEKSALILREATKAYKKLMTFNEERS from the coding sequence ATGGAAATTGGATTCCGGCTCAAATATCATCGTATAAAAAAGAAAATGAGTGTGGAAGAACTGGCATCCGGCATTATCCCTTCACGTGAACTAAAGAAAATAGAAGCCGGGGCTAAAGCGCCTTCTCTTGAGGATTTGCAAGCCTTATGTAAAAAGTTAGAAATTTCTTTAGCTCCGAAAGATAATCCGATTGGAAAAGTATTAGTTAAGAACTTTAAATCTTCTTTGTTGCATCCGCAAAATAAAGGTAAAATTATGGAGCAGTATGCAGATATTCATGATCATCCTTTACTTCATGTAGATGAAGATATTGAGTTGGAATATTCTATTCAACAAATCCGGTATTTTATTATTACTGGAGATTTGGACAGTGCAGATGAAAAGATAAAAGAGATGGATCGTTTTAAAGAGTTCATGACCCAAGAACAGTTTTACTTATTTCATAAATACAACGGGAATTACCATTATATTTTAAATGACTATGAACAAGCTTTAAAAACCTATCTTTTAGCTGAGAAAATTGCTCCCCCTTCGCTCTCCGCCTCCGAAACAGGGGATTTGTACTACTCAATCGGCATTAGCGCTACTCAATGTTGGGCTTTTAGCTTAGCTTATAAATATTCTGAAATGGCTTTAAAAATATACCAACAGGAATTTATACCAAAACGAATTGCAGAATGCCACTTAAATATTGCTATTAATGAGCGCAGAGTTGGTAATTTTAAAACCGCGAAAGAGCATTACAAACATGCACTTACAATAGGTCAAAAATTAGACAATGAAGTTATAAAATTTAGCACACTATACAACTATGGTTATTTTTATTTCCAGTTTCAGAACTTTGAGTTAGCGATTGAACATCTTGAGGATGCAATGCAGTTTATTCCAAAAGAATATACATCGGATGTTTTACTAAATTATTGCATTTTAATTAAGTGCTATATTGAACTTGATAACTATGATGCTGCTAAAGAAATGCTAATAAAAGGTCAAGAAATTATAAAGGAAAAAAACTTAACACTTGAAACTCCATCAAATAGTCTTTTTAAAGAAGTGTATGTAGAGTTTATGTGCCTTTTTTATTATGTTAACGAAGAATTCAATAATTTCGAAGACTACCTATTAGGCAAATTGGTACCCTTATTAGAGAGTCATAATAAATACTTTGAAATAGGTTTTTACTATGGACATTTAGGTAATACTTACATTAAACTTGGTGAGTATGAGAAATCTGCACTAATTTTAAGAGAAGCTACAAAGGCCTACAAAAAATTAATGACATTTAACGAGGAGCGAAGTTAA
- a CDS encoding CsbD family protein: MSGLSDKLKSAVSKGKGEVKDQVGNATGDRKTQNEGKMDKAKGEFQKTVGEFKDATKPKK; the protein is encoded by the coding sequence ATGAGTGGACTTTCCGATAAACTTAAAAGTGCAGTAAGCAAAGGCAAAGGCGAAGTTAAAGACCAGGTAGGTAACGCAACTGGCGACCGCAAAACACAAAATGAAGGTAAAATGGATAAAGCAAAAGGTGAATTCCAAAAAACCGTCGGTGAATTTAAAGATGCAACGAAACCTAAAAAATAA
- a CDS encoding glucose-6-phosphate isomerase, which yields MVTLNDKYVKGFVEQEELTALKAFVEVAHQNMHSKTALGSDYLGWLDWPSKMDEAELTRIEETALQIREKANVLVVIGIGGSYLGTKAVNELLGSSFGFGETEIVYAGQNISGKYMEDLLTYLKGKNVALNVISKSGTTTEPAIAFRTLRTWMYETYGEEAKERIFATTDKTGGALRKNVDANGYVSFEIPGDVGGRYSVLTAVGLLPLAVAGVDIRALLKGAEQAEQELQNADLFSNAAYTYAAYRQILNSRGYSVEVLASFEPSMSAFHEWWKQLFGESEGKQGKGVFPASVVYSTDLHSMGQYMQNGRRMLFETMIRFTEDQQNNQIPFDENDEDGLNYLTDKTLHEVNMQALEATALAHVEGGVPVITLDVGKIDAHHVGYLTYFFMKSCAMSAYLSGVNPFDQPGVELYKQNMFQLLGKPGYEKKD from the coding sequence ATAGTAACTTTGAACGACAAATATGTAAAAGGTTTTGTGGAACAAGAAGAATTGACGGCGCTAAAAGCATTTGTCGAAGTTGCGCATCAAAACATGCACAGCAAAACGGCTTTAGGATCAGATTATTTAGGATGGTTGGATTGGCCTTCGAAAATGGATGAAGCGGAACTAACGAGAATTGAAGAAACGGCTCTTCAAATTCGAGAAAAGGCGAATGTTTTGGTGGTTATCGGAATCGGCGGTTCTTACTTAGGAACAAAAGCTGTGAACGAATTATTAGGCTCTTCGTTCGGCTTTGGTGAAACGGAAATTGTTTATGCCGGCCAAAACATAAGCGGGAAATACATGGAAGATCTTTTGACTTATCTTAAAGGAAAGAACGTGGCATTAAACGTTATTTCAAAATCGGGCACTACTACGGAACCGGCAATCGCGTTTAGAACATTACGCACTTGGATGTACGAGACCTACGGCGAAGAAGCAAAAGAGCGGATCTTTGCCACAACAGATAAAACCGGTGGGGCACTTCGCAAAAACGTAGATGCGAATGGTTATGTTTCTTTTGAAATTCCTGGCGATGTTGGAGGGAGATACTCTGTATTAACGGCAGTTGGCCTGCTTCCTTTAGCTGTGGCGGGAGTTGATATTCGGGCATTGTTAAAAGGTGCGGAACAAGCAGAACAAGAACTGCAAAATGCTGACTTGTTTTCAAATGCTGCGTATACATATGCAGCTTATCGACAGATTTTAAACAGCCGGGGCTACTCGGTGGAAGTTCTTGCAAGCTTTGAACCATCGATGAGCGCTTTCCATGAATGGTGGAAACAATTGTTTGGTGAAAGCGAAGGCAAGCAAGGAAAAGGAGTTTTCCCAGCTTCAGTAGTCTACTCAACCGATTTGCATTCAATGGGACAGTATATGCAAAACGGGCGGCGCATGTTATTTGAAACGATGATTCGTTTCACAGAAGACCAGCAAAATAACCAAATTCCTTTTGATGAAAACGATGAAGACGGTTTGAATTACCTGACGGATAAAACCTTGCACGAAGTTAATATGCAAGCATTAGAAGCCACTGCATTGGCTCATGTAGAAGGTGGGGTTCCGGTCATCACTTTGGACGTAGGGAAGATAGATGCCCATCACGTTGGGTACCTGACTTACTTCTTCATGAAATCATGTGCGATGAGTGCTTATCTGTCGGGCGTCAATCCATTTGACCAACCCGGAGTTGAACTTTATAAGCAAAACATGTTCCAGCTGCTCGGGAAACCGGGTTACGAGAAAAAAGATTAA